The following coding sequences lie in one Magnetococcus sp. PR-3 genomic window:
- the tolR gene encoding protein TolR has product MGMSTGMSGNGVQRYQAMSEINVTPLVDIMLVLLIIFMVTAPLLTHGIEVDLPNAQADAMTAQAEPLTISVTADGTPSIEGERMTLPQLVDKVRYIRQSTPEIRIFVRGDSAAQYGSVMGVMGSLKSAGIEQVGLITKPSNS; this is encoded by the coding sequence ATGGGTATGAGCACAGGCATGAGCGGTAATGGCGTACAACGCTACCAAGCCATGAGTGAAATCAACGTGACGCCACTTGTTGATATCATGCTGGTTTTACTTATTATTTTTATGGTAACCGCCCCCTTATTGACCCATGGCATTGAGGTAGATCTACCCAATGCTCAGGCCGACGCCATGACAGCCCAGGCCGAACCATTGACCATTAGCGTAACCGCCGACGGCACCCCTTCCATTGAAGGAGAACGCATGACCCTACCTCAACTGGTAGACAAAGTGCGCTATATCCGTCAATCCACCCCAGAGATCCGTATCTTTGTACGGGGAGACAGCGCCGCCCAGTATGGCAGCGTCATGGGGGTCATGGGCTCATTAAAATCAGCTGGCATAGAACAAGTTGGCTTGATAACAAAACCCAGCAATAGCTGA
- the ybgC gene encoding tol-pal system-associated acyl-CoA thioesterase — translation MSLFEQAIRVYYEDTDAGGVVYHSRYLNFMERCRTDWLRNLGVEQESLAHATGLRFAVTHMEIAFQKPALLDDLLTVSVSDLRRRPASLAFTQEIKRQDTLLIQATARVACLDENLRPVRLPVDLLQRLPQ, via the coding sequence ATGAGTTTGTTTGAACAAGCGATTCGGGTCTATTACGAAGATACCGATGCCGGCGGTGTGGTTTACCACAGTCGCTACCTGAACTTCATGGAACGCTGCCGGACAGACTGGTTACGAAACCTGGGCGTGGAACAAGAAAGTTTGGCACACGCAACCGGGTTACGCTTTGCAGTCACACACATGGAGATCGCCTTTCAGAAACCGGCACTCCTTGACGATCTTTTGACGGTTTCTGTGTCGGATCTCCGACGCAGACCCGCCAGTCTTGCTTTTACCCAGGAGATCAAACGACAGGATACCCTGCTCATTCAAGCAACCGCCCGCGTGGCTTGCCTGGATGAAAATTTGCGCCCGGTACGCCTGCCCGTTGATCTTTTGCAACGATTGCCACAATAG
- a CDS encoding YebC/PmpR family DNA-binding transcriptional regulator yields the protein MAGHSKWANIKHRKGAQDAKRGKIFTRLIKEITVAARMGGGDPDSNPRLRGAITAARAQNLPKDTMEKAIKRGTGELEGVEYEEVRFEGYGPGGVAIIVDCLTDNNNRTVADVRHIFTKYGGNMGTTGCVAFMFDKKGQIMFEAEGLDEDAIMEAALEAGAEDVIQEEDGFEVLTDPNDFSDVLEALAEAGFDKPMEAEVTMRPQNTQALDEKQASTMLKLYEKLEENDDVQNIYANFEISDEIMERLD from the coding sequence ATGGCAGGTCATAGTAAATGGGCCAATATTAAACACCGTAAAGGGGCCCAAGATGCCAAACGGGGCAAAATCTTTACCCGCTTGATCAAAGAGATCACTGTGGCTGCCCGTATGGGTGGAGGCGACCCCGACTCCAACCCCCGTCTGCGTGGTGCTATTACAGCTGCGCGGGCCCAAAACCTGCCTAAAGACACCATGGAAAAAGCCATTAAACGTGGCACCGGTGAACTGGAAGGGGTGGAGTACGAAGAGGTCCGCTTTGAAGGATATGGCCCCGGTGGTGTGGCCATTATTGTGGATTGTTTGACCGACAACAACAACCGTACCGTTGCCGATGTACGCCATATCTTCACCAAGTATGGCGGCAACATGGGTACCACCGGTTGTGTGGCCTTTATGTTTGATAAAAAAGGCCAAATTATGTTTGAAGCTGAAGGGCTGGATGAAGATGCCATTATGGAAGCCGCCCTGGAAGCCGGTGCTGAAGATGTGATCCAGGAAGAGGATGGTTTTGAGGTCTTAACCGACCCGAACGATTTCTCAGATGTACTGGAAGCTCTGGCCGAGGCAGGTTTTGATAAACCCATGGAAGCTGAAGTCACCATGCGCCCCCAGAACACCCAAGCTTTGGATGAGAAGCAGGCTTCTACCATGCTTAAGCTCTATGAAAAGCTTGAAGAGAACGACGACGTTCAGAATATTTACGCCAATTTTGAAATCTCCGATGAGATCATGGAGCGTTTGGATTAA
- a CDS encoding (Fe-S)-binding protein, translating into MTGKCVSKPKYSQLKNAEKCTHCGYCLPVCPTYQVENEEMQSPRGRVSIVLALIRGAIQPSDAVDALSHCIGCRACHQACPVGVRPGKLSLAARALDPIPSTPMGQWLHGITDSHAKTALATRLLDWYVRGGVQRIVRPLLRLVPPLSRKERLIPAHRPPVPVWLPEPAEDAPVVALLGGCMARLFLPHVGMSARALLQSLGFRVVTPQGFGCCGAPHRERGDKEAFMRQAKATLDAFGDLGAVEAVICDSSVCTVTARSFGKAVGKREKAYTELAKQFSDKVLDLTEFLDRYQSQWQQAAEDPGMGRLAFQDHCQMRHGLGTYAEPRSLLNALPVAVEEIAGDGACCGAGGEYMVRYPQRSRLIRKEKLDAIEATGAQTVVATNPGCILNTQAGLEEAGHPTKVRHLAEVLWRAREKQQPRVRQKG; encoded by the coding sequence ATGACTGGAAAATGTGTGAGTAAACCCAAGTATAGCCAATTAAAAAATGCAGAAAAGTGTACCCACTGTGGCTACTGTCTGCCGGTATGCCCGACCTATCAGGTAGAAAACGAGGAGATGCAATCACCTCGGGGGCGGGTATCGATTGTGCTGGCTTTGATCCGTGGTGCCATTCAACCCAGTGACGCGGTGGATGCGCTCTCTCACTGTATTGGCTGTCGGGCGTGCCATCAGGCTTGCCCCGTTGGGGTGCGTCCGGGCAAGCTGTCGTTGGCCGCACGGGCTTTGGATCCCATTCCATCAACCCCCATGGGTCAATGGCTGCATGGTATAACCGATAGCCACGCCAAAACGGCCTTGGCTACCCGGTTGCTCGACTGGTATGTACGCGGTGGTGTGCAACGGATCGTACGGCCACTGTTGCGGCTTGTTCCTCCTCTGTCCCGTAAGGAGCGGCTCATCCCCGCGCATCGTCCCCCGGTACCTGTATGGTTGCCTGAACCGGCAGAAGATGCACCGGTTGTGGCTCTGTTGGGGGGGTGTATGGCCCGTTTGTTTTTACCCCATGTAGGGATGAGTGCTCGGGCCTTGTTACAGAGTTTGGGTTTTCGCGTTGTAACCCCTCAAGGGTTTGGTTGCTGTGGAGCACCACACCGGGAGCGGGGGGATAAAGAGGCGTTTATGCGCCAAGCCAAAGCCACATTGGATGCCTTTGGTGATCTGGGTGCGGTTGAGGCGGTGATCTGTGATAGCTCGGTTTGTACGGTTACCGCGCGCAGTTTCGGCAAAGCGGTGGGTAAGCGAGAGAAAGCCTATACCGAGCTGGCCAAGCAGTTCTCCGATAAGGTTCTGGACTTAACTGAATTTTTGGACCGCTATCAAAGTCAGTGGCAGCAGGCGGCGGAAGATCCTGGTATGGGACGTTTGGCTTTTCAAGACCATTGTCAGATGCGGCATGGCTTGGGAACTTATGCTGAGCCCCGATCTTTGTTGAATGCACTGCCTGTCGCTGTGGAGGAGATCGCCGGAGATGGGGCTTGCTGTGGGGCTGGTGGAGAGTATATGGTGCGTTATCCACAGCGCAGCCGTTTAATCCGCAAAGAGAAGCTGGATGCCATTGAGGCGACCGGGGCACAGACGGTTGTTGCCACAAACCCTGGGTGTATCCTTAATACCCAAGCAGGGTTGGAGGAGGCTGGTCACCCAACCAAGGTTCGACATTTGGCGGAAGTGTTGTGGAGAGCACGGGAAAAACAACAGCCACGTGTGCGCCAAAAAGGTTAG
- the ruvC gene encoding crossover junction endodeoxyribonuclease RuvC, producing the protein MRVIGIDPGSNVTGWGVIDGLGQRQQVVEYGTIRLNGKDPLPQRLQQIHAQLLTIIERLHPHEMAVEEVFVSQNVQSALKLGHARGAAIVAGAQMGLPVAEYTAVQVKKAVVGYGRADKNQMQEMMRMLLNLEKKPAQDAADGLAIAMCHLNQRQWHQQTVPSAILGIKQGSVRR; encoded by the coding sequence ATCCGTGTGATCGGCATTGATCCCGGTAGCAATGTCACAGGGTGGGGCGTTATTGATGGCCTTGGTCAGCGTCAGCAGGTGGTGGAGTACGGTACCATCCGCTTAAATGGCAAAGACCCCCTCCCCCAGCGTCTACAACAGATCCATGCCCAACTGCTGACCATTATCGAACGCCTACACCCCCATGAGATGGCGGTAGAAGAGGTGTTTGTCTCGCAAAATGTACAGAGCGCCTTAAAACTGGGCCATGCCCGTGGCGCCGCCATTGTGGCTGGTGCCCAAATGGGTCTACCAGTGGCGGAATATACCGCTGTACAGGTCAAAAAAGCCGTGGTTGGCTATGGCCGGGCCGATAAAAACCAGATGCAGGAGATGATGCGCATGCTGCTTAATCTGGAAAAAAAACCGGCCCAGGATGCCGCAGACGGATTGGCCATTGCCATGTGTCATCTTAATCAGCGTCAGTGGCACCAACAGACCGTACCATCGGCCATTCTTGGCATCAAACAAGGGAGTGTGCGGCGATGA
- the ruvA gene encoding Holliday junction branch migration protein RuvA, translated as MIAHLKGTVATKHPDHVVLDVGGVGYRVFISLATYNELPSVGEAFTIFTVTHVREDAFLLYGFHTEAQRSLFNLLTNVNGIGTKIALAALSTYAPDALTAALSGEDVTMLCRIPGVGKKTAQRMAMELKDKMGGLPTSAAIGGVAAPVAAPSPAGMREEVASALLNLGYKRPQVDAALAKVFAAQEITDLSEALKGALKILAPTS; from the coding sequence ATGATAGCCCATCTCAAAGGAACGGTTGCCACCAAACACCCAGATCACGTTGTGCTAGATGTTGGGGGGGTGGGTTACCGGGTCTTTATCTCCCTGGCCACCTATAACGAACTCCCCAGTGTGGGGGAAGCGTTCACCATCTTCACCGTCACCCATGTTCGTGAAGATGCCTTTTTGCTCTACGGTTTTCATACCGAGGCCCAACGTAGCCTGTTCAACCTACTGACCAATGTGAATGGTATCGGCACCAAGATCGCCCTGGCTGCACTCTCTACCTATGCCCCCGACGCTTTAACCGCAGCACTGTCAGGTGAAGATGTCACCATGCTTTGCCGTATTCCAGGTGTAGGAAAAAAGACAGCACAACGCATGGCTATGGAGTTAAAAGATAAAATGGGTGGGCTGCCAACTTCAGCAGCCATCGGTGGTGTGGCCGCCCCTGTGGCCGCCCCCTCCCCCGCAGGTATGCGAGAAGAGGTTGCCTCGGCCCTGCTTAATCTGGGTTATAAACGCCCCCAGGTGGATGCCGCCTTGGCCAAGGTCTTTGCCGCCCAAGAGATCACCGACCTGTCGGAGGCTTTAAAAGGGGCATTAAAAATTCTTGCCCCCACATCCTAA
- the ruvB gene encoding Holliday junction branch migration DNA helicase RuvB, with protein sequence MEEMPSRIISGDPEHGEPFQENGLRPKYLNDFVGQKALKANLTVFLHAAKQRAEAIDHILLHGPPGLGKTTMAQIIASEMGVGLRSTSGPVIDKAGDLAALLTNLNPGDVLFVDEIHRLSPAVEEILYPAMEDFQLDIMIGEGPSARSVKIDLPRFTLVGATTRAGMLTSPLRDRFGILARMQFYEPDELQQIVTRSAAIMEIEISPEGAFEIARRSRGTPRIANRLLRRVRDFAQVAGPGHIDKDLADRALLALEVDRSGLDNMDHRLLSALLDKFGGGPVGLDTLAAAIGEERSTIEDVIEPYLILQGLLDRTPRGRKATPSSYEAMGRPSPRNLQQGMLL encoded by the coding sequence ATGGAAGAGATGCCATCCCGCATCATCTCGGGGGATCCCGAGCACGGTGAACCGTTCCAAGAGAACGGCCTACGCCCTAAATACCTCAATGACTTTGTGGGGCAAAAAGCCTTAAAGGCCAACCTCACCGTCTTTCTGCATGCCGCCAAACAACGTGCTGAAGCCATTGACCATATCCTACTGCATGGCCCGCCAGGGCTGGGCAAAACCACCATGGCGCAGATTATCGCGTCAGAGATGGGTGTCGGCCTACGTTCAACATCCGGCCCGGTCATTGATAAAGCCGGGGATCTAGCCGCACTGCTGACCAACCTAAACCCTGGTGATGTACTGTTTGTCGATGAGATCCACCGTCTAAGCCCAGCCGTTGAAGAGATTCTCTACCCTGCCATGGAGGATTTTCAGCTGGATATCATGATTGGTGAAGGGCCTTCAGCCCGATCCGTCAAGATTGACCTTCCCCGTTTTACCCTGGTTGGGGCCACCACCCGTGCCGGTATGCTCACCAGCCCCTTACGGGATCGGTTTGGTATTTTGGCCCGTATGCAGTTCTATGAGCCCGATGAACTTCAACAGATTGTGACCCGCTCGGCAGCCATTATGGAGATTGAGATCTCCCCCGAAGGGGCATTTGAAATTGCCCGTCGTTCACGGGGTACCCCACGTATTGCCAACCGCCTGCTACGCCGGGTCAGAGATTTTGCTCAGGTCGCCGGTCCTGGCCATATTGATAAGGACCTTGCTGACCGGGCCCTTTTGGCTTTGGAGGTGGATCGCAGCGGTCTGGACAACATGGACCACCGCTTGCTTAGTGCCCTGTTGGACAAGTTTGGGGGGGGACCTGTTGGTTTGGATACCCTAGCCGCCGCCATTGGTGAAGAGCGCTCAACCATTGAAGATGTCATTGAGCCCTACCTGATCCTACAAGGGCTGCTGGACCGGACACCAAGAGGACGTAAGGCGACACCATCCAGTTACGAGGCCATGGGTCGTCCGTCACCCCGTAACCTGCAGCAAGGAATGCTGCTATGA
- the tolA gene encoding cell envelope integrity protein TolA produces MYVERQFFGWSVGLHVGVVLVVLLLPILNPKVGAEPQPMMVNLVDLPVQQPQPPTAPEPPPVKKPEPPKPEPVVEPPKPEPEPESETIAEPPQPEPEPTPPEPAPPPEPEPEPQVKAIEEAPPTKKVSVAPMRRKPDPKKIAAEKRKKQEQLKKKREEEARKKELALKKKRKEEARKKELARQKAEEKRKKELARKKAEEKRKKELAAKKLRDALAKEQARLKAERDRAEAIRLQQRRAAALDKQQKVEVRRWQGALRNAAYKAWRPPFGVDISNMKTKASVKITPDGRLSLIGITQSSGFSPYDDSVQRAIAATRSLPKPPGHCKPCRGVISISFTPSR; encoded by the coding sequence ATGTATGTGGAGCGGCAATTCTTTGGTTGGTCAGTTGGCCTGCACGTTGGTGTGGTGCTGGTTGTCCTGCTATTGCCGATTCTCAACCCCAAGGTTGGGGCTGAGCCTCAACCTATGATGGTCAATCTGGTGGATCTACCGGTTCAGCAACCACAACCGCCCACAGCTCCTGAGCCCCCTCCGGTTAAAAAGCCTGAGCCGCCCAAACCTGAGCCCGTTGTGGAGCCGCCCAAACCGGAACCTGAGCCAGAGTCTGAGACCATTGCGGAGCCCCCCCAGCCAGAACCTGAGCCCACGCCACCGGAGCCTGCACCGCCACCTGAGCCCGAACCGGAGCCCCAGGTCAAAGCGATTGAGGAGGCACCACCAACAAAAAAGGTGTCTGTGGCACCCATGCGGCGCAAACCTGACCCTAAAAAAATAGCGGCAGAAAAACGAAAGAAGCAGGAACAGCTCAAGAAAAAGCGGGAGGAAGAGGCCCGTAAAAAAGAGCTGGCGCTTAAGAAAAAGCGGAAGGAAGAGGCCCGTAAAAAAGAGCTCGCACGTCAAAAGGCGGAAGAAAAACGCAAAAAAGAGCTGGCGCGTAAAAAGGCCGAAGAGAAACGTAAAAAAGAGTTGGCCGCTAAAAAACTGCGGGACGCCCTGGCTAAAGAGCAAGCCCGCCTAAAAGCGGAACGAGACCGTGCTGAAGCCATACGATTGCAACAGCGTAGAGCGGCTGCTCTGGATAAACAGCAAAAAGTTGAGGTTCGACGTTGGCAAGGTGCCCTGCGCAATGCGGCGTATAAAGCGTGGCGTCCACCTTTTGGTGTGGACATCTCCAACATGAAGACCAAGGCATCGGTCAAGATCACCCCGGATGGCCGTTTAAGTTTGATTGGTATTACTCAATCTTCTGGGTTTTCTCCGTATGATGATTCGGTTCAACGTGCCATTGCAGCAACCCGTAGTTTACCGAAGCCACCGGGTCACTGTAAGCCGTGCCGAGGTGTGATCTCCATTAGCTTCACCCCTTCACGGTAA
- the tolQ gene encoding protein TolQ, with protein sequence MNNHSIFDLIAQAGPVVQLVMFSLLVASVVSWAIIFDKWRRYRRISQDAEAFEERFWSGGSVASLFQSATKEWPDSPMVVMFSAGFREWKRWESNEPTADNEGDLVTNVRRAMTVALNREIETLEKGLTFLATVGSTSPFIGLFGTVWGIMNAFLGLTGAKASTLTMVAPGIAEALIATAMGLVAAIPSVIAYNKYSSELRRLHAKMDNFGAEFLNILERRAAARRRGQ encoded by the coding sequence ATGAATAACCACAGCATATTTGATCTCATTGCCCAGGCCGGACCGGTGGTACAGCTGGTGATGTTCTCCCTGCTGGTTGCATCGGTGGTCTCATGGGCCATCATTTTTGATAAGTGGCGTCGTTACCGTCGTATCAGCCAGGATGCCGAGGCTTTTGAAGAGCGCTTTTGGAGTGGCGGCAGTGTTGCCAGCCTCTTTCAGAGTGCCACCAAAGAGTGGCCTGATAGCCCCATGGTGGTGATGTTCTCCGCGGGGTTCCGCGAGTGGAAGCGCTGGGAAAGCAATGAACCCACGGCCGACAACGAGGGGGATTTGGTCACCAATGTACGCCGTGCCATGACCGTGGCCCTAAACCGTGAGATTGAAACCCTGGAAAAGGGGTTAACCTTCCTGGCAACCGTGGGCTCTACAAGCCCCTTTATTGGCCTGTTTGGGACCGTATGGGGCATTATGAACGCCTTCTTGGGCCTAACCGGTGCCAAAGCCAGTACCTTAACCATGGTGGCACCCGGTATTGCTGAAGCACTCATTGCCACAGCCATGGGCCTGGTTGCAGCCATTCCTTCGGTGATCGCCTACAACAAATACTCCTCTGAACTACGCCGTCTACACGCCAAAATGGACAATTTTGGTGCGGAGTTCCTTAACATTTTGGAGCGCCGGGCCGCTGCCCGCCGCCGGGGGCAATGA
- a CDS encoding Tim44 domain-containing protein, giving the protein MRQRTWFALFAIVLTFMFSALVVMPKDADARMGRKSSFGFKGSRSMNTAPKSSPSRFSSGQSQRSSQQQQATGKGQQQKKSGMGGMLGGLFGGLLLGGLLGSLFSAGGGLGGLLMMLLLGAGVFFLVKKFMAGRRPADDTAYASPMPHGQQRQSQHDLDEETDSAPMQRQAEAPVSTSQPVETEANAAPAGDSEMEQVMARLMEQDPNFDEFTFIDGAKRCFEMLQSAWSNYDPNQLQGLLTEQMMKDVDAHAQQLIASGQKDVVKDIHFNEAAIVEAWNEQGMDYLTVRFNVSLIEYIEDASGTIVEGDPKMPQLISEYWAFARPEGAQSPNWQLTAIQQP; this is encoded by the coding sequence ATGCGTCAACGCACATGGTTTGCCCTGTTTGCCATTGTTTTAACCTTCATGTTCTCTGCACTGGTGGTTATGCCTAAAGATGCCGATGCACGTATGGGGCGTAAATCCTCTTTCGGCTTTAAAGGTAGCCGGAGTATGAACACCGCCCCAAAGAGCAGCCCCAGCCGTTTTTCAAGCGGTCAAAGCCAGCGCTCTTCACAACAGCAGCAGGCTACCGGTAAGGGGCAGCAGCAGAAAAAAAGTGGTATGGGTGGCATGTTGGGTGGTCTGTTCGGCGGCTTGTTGTTGGGTGGACTGTTAGGTTCCCTGTTCAGTGCCGGTGGTGGCCTGGGTGGGTTGCTTATGATGCTGCTCTTGGGCGCCGGGGTGTTCTTTTTGGTTAAAAAGTTTATGGCTGGTCGCCGTCCGGCAGATGATACAGCCTATGCCAGCCCCATGCCCCATGGCCAGCAGCGTCAAAGTCAGCATGATTTAGATGAAGAGACCGACAGCGCACCGATGCAGCGTCAAGCTGAAGCGCCAGTATCAACCTCTCAACCTGTCGAGACGGAGGCGAATGCCGCCCCAGCAGGCGATAGTGAGATGGAACAGGTCATGGCCCGGCTGATGGAACAAGACCCTAACTTTGATGAGTTCACCTTCATCGATGGTGCGAAGCGGTGTTTTGAAATGCTGCAATCGGCCTGGAGTAACTACGATCCAAACCAACTGCAAGGTCTATTGACGGAGCAGATGATGAAGGATGTGGATGCACATGCCCAGCAACTGATCGCCAGTGGGCAAAAGGATGTGGTGAAAGATATTCACTTTAATGAAGCAGCCATTGTTGAAGCTTGGAATGAGCAAGGTATGGATTACCTGACGGTACGCTTTAATGTCTCCCTAATTGAGTACATTGAAGATGCCAGTGGGACGATTGTGGAGGGTGATCCTAAAATGCCTCAGTTGATTAGTGAATACTGGGCCTTTGCCCGCCCTGAGGGCGCTCAGAGCCCCAACTGGCAGCTTACCGCTATTCAGCAGCCTTAG